A stretch of Fusobacterium periodonticum ATCC 33693 DNA encodes these proteins:
- a CDS encoding uracil-xanthine permease family protein, translating into MEKLSLQTKLVLGMQHVLAMFGATVLVPFLTGLNPSIALICAGVGTLIFHSVTKGIVPVFLGSSFAFIGATALVFKEQGVAVLKGGIISAGLVYVIMSFIVLKFGVERIKSFFPPVVVGPIIMVIGLRLSPVALSMAGYANNTFDRDSLIIALVVVITMIFISILKKSFFRLVPILISVAIGYLVAYFMGDVDLSKVHEASWLGLPEGAWDTITTLPKFTFTGVIALAPIALVVFIEHIGDITTNGAVVGKDFFKDPGVHRTLLGDGLATMSAGLLGGPANTTYGENTGVLAVTKVYDPAILRIAACFAIVLGLIGKFGVILQTIPQPVMGGVSIILFGMIAAVGVRTIVEAQLDFTHSRNLIIAALIFVLGIAIGDITIWGTISVSGLALAAFVGIVLNKILPEDK; encoded by the coding sequence ATGGAAAAACTTAGTTTACAAACAAAACTTGTATTGGGAATGCAACATGTTCTTGCAATGTTCGGGGCAACTGTATTGGTACCTTTTTTAACAGGACTTAATCCGTCAATAGCACTTATTTGTGCAGGGGTAGGTACTTTAATATTCCACAGTGTTACAAAAGGAATAGTACCTGTATTTCTAGGGTCATCTTTTGCTTTTATAGGAGCAACTGCTTTAGTTTTTAAAGAACAAGGAGTAGCAGTCTTAAAAGGTGGGATTATATCTGCAGGACTTGTATATGTTATAATGTCTTTTATTGTTTTAAAATTTGGGGTAGAAAGAATAAAATCATTTTTTCCACCAGTAGTTGTGGGGCCAATAATAATGGTTATAGGATTAAGACTTAGTCCAGTAGCATTAAGTATGGCTGGATATGCTAACAATACATTTGATAGAGATAGTTTAATTATCGCCTTAGTAGTTGTTATTACTATGATATTTATTAGTATTCTAAAGAAATCATTCTTTAGATTAGTACCAATTTTAATTTCAGTTGCTATAGGGTATCTTGTAGCATATTTTATGGGAGATGTTGATTTATCAAAAGTTCATGAAGCTAGTTGGTTAGGACTACCAGAAGGGGCATGGGACACTATTACAACATTACCTAAATTTACTTTTACAGGAGTAATTGCACTTGCACCAATAGCTTTAGTTGTATTTATAGAACATATTGGAGATATAACAACTAATGGAGCAGTTGTTGGAAAAGACTTCTTCAAAGATCCAGGAGTACATAGAACATTATTAGGAGATGGACTTGCAACAATGTCAGCTGGACTTTTAGGAGGACCTGCTAACACAACTTATGGAGAAAATACAGGAGTTCTTGCAGTAACAAAAGTATATGATCCTGCAATTTTAAGAATAGCAGCTTGTTTTGCAATAGTTTTAGGACTTATAGGAAAATTTGGAGTAATACTTCAAACAATACCTCAACCAGTTATGGGAGGAGTTTCCATTATACTATTTGGAATGATAGCAGCTGTTGGAGTAAGAACAATAGTTGAAGCACAACTTGATTTTACACACTCAAGAAACTTAATTATAGCTGCCCTAATATTTGTATTAGGAATAGCAATTGGTGATATAACTATTTGGGGAACAATTTCTGTTTCAGGTCTTGCATTAGCAGCCTTTGTAGGAATAGTTTTAAATAAGATTTTACCTGAAGACAAATAA